A single genomic interval of Melanotaenia boesemani isolate fMelBoe1 chromosome 4, fMelBoe1.pri, whole genome shotgun sequence harbors:
- the LOC121637668 gene encoding SCAN domain-containing protein 3-like encodes MKPAKLMRHLTTKHPEFKDRTKDFFWRKGEDYMRQKTRMVSLATTSEKAQKASYLVAQRITKSKKPHTIGQDLILPAAIEMCEVMLGREAANKLKPVPLSNDTVRRRIEEMSADIQSQLLDRLRSCEQFSIQLDESTDISSAAQLIVLVRYPWEGNILEDFLFCKEVPGRTTGEEIFKLLDAFMTEAGLYWEKCVAVCTDGAAAMTGRKSGVTARIKSANPRIITTHCMLHRQALASKDMGPDLNSVLNAAVTAVNFVKSRALQSRLFGQLCRDMDAGHDALLYHSEVRWLSRGKVLQRVFELRKEMAEFMKEGKPEIAHFFTDPESVAKLAYLTDIFNTLNSLNLSTQGGHTSILEVSDKIAAFMKKTDLWRRRILDGITDMFSQLTEFLNTNNLSVATVKDVIASHLASLNEHFSSYFSDVNTEAWDWVRDPFASAATGNHLTGKAEEQLLELSSDRTQRVRFQQVSHASSSFSLSELLVTDR; translated from the coding sequence ATGAAGCCGGCTAAGTTAATGAGGCACCTGACGACAAAGCACCCGGAGTTTAAGGACAGAACCAAAGATTTTTTCTGGCGAAAAGGTGAAGATTACATGCGCCAGAAAACACGGATGGTGAGCCTGGCCACTACATCAGAGAAAGCACAGAAGGCTTCTTATTTAGTGGCTCAGCGGATCACTAAAAGTAAAAAGCCGCACACCATAGGCCAAGATCTCATTCTGCCAGCAGCGATAGAAATGTGTGAGGTCATGCTTGGAAGAGAAGCGGCTAACAAACTTAAACCTGTGCCACTTTCAAATGACACCGTTAGGAGGAGGATTGAGGAGATGTCTGCTGATATTCAATCCCAGTTACTGGACAGACTTCGTTCATGTGAGCAGTTTTCTATTCAGTTGGATGAATCAACAGACATTTCCAGCGCAGCTCAGCTGATTGTTTTAGTGCGATACCCCTGGGAAGGAAATATTTTGGAGGACTTTCTGTTTTGCAAAGAGGTGCCGGGCAGGACAACAGGAGAAGAAATCTTCAAACTTCTGGATGCTTTTATGACTGAAGCGGGACTCTACTGGGAGAAATGTGTGGCTGTTTGTACAGATGGTGCAGCGGCAATGACCGGCCGCAAGAGTGGAGTTACCGCGCGGATCAAATCTGCCAATCCGAGGATCATAACTACTCACTGCATGCTGCATCGGCAAGCACTCGCGTCCAAAGACATGGGACCAGATCTTAACTCTGTTTTGAATGCAGCTGTGACTGCGGTTAATTTTGTCAAGTCAAGAGCACTGCAGTCACGTTTGTTTGGACAACTTTGTAGGGATATGGACGCCGGCCATGACGCACTACTTTATCACTCTGAGGTACGTTGGCTCTCTCGGGGTAAAGTTTTGCAGCGGGTGTTTGAGCTACGCAAGGAaatggcagaattcatgaaagAGGGAAAACCCGAAATCGCACATTTTTTTACGGATCCAGAGAGTGTGGCCAAGTTGGCATATCTTACAGACATATTCAATACATTGAACAGCCTTAACCTCTCCACACAAGGAGGCCACACATCCATCCTAGAAGTCAGCGACAAGATCGCTGCCTTCatgaagaaaacagatttatggaGGAGAAGAATACTGGATGGGATAACAGACATGTTCTCCCAGCTGACTGAGTTTCTCAACACCAACAACCTGTCAGTTGCAACGGTAAAGGACGTCATCGCCTCACACCTTGCATCACTGAATGAGCACTTCAGCTCATACTTCTCTGACGTGAACACAGAGGCCTGGGACTGGGTGCGTGATCCATTTGCTTCTGCTGCAACTGGAAATCATCTCACAGGGAAAGCAGAAGAGCAGCTGTTGGAGCTGTCCAGTGACAGGACACAGAGAGTCCGATTTCAGCAGGTTAGTCATGCAAGCTCATCCTTCTCATTAAGTGAGTTATTGGTGACGGATAGGTGA